The Etheostoma cragini isolate CJK2018 chromosome 22, CSU_Ecrag_1.0, whole genome shotgun sequence genome segment CTCTAGATTGAGCTGCTTGTTCCccttggacagagccaggctagctgtttccccatgttttcagtctttatgctaagctaaccagctgctgacTCCAACTTTATACTTCATAGACAAACATTCAGAGTAGTATCGATTTTCTCATCTAATACTCGGCAAGAATGCGAATAAACGTATTTCTCATAATGTCGAACTATTCCTTTGAATACGTCTCTAGATTTCTCTTCAATCCATCCTTGCACACTCAGACATCTTGCCTTCTAACTGATTGTTTACGTCTTGATGTTTATGTCATTTTCCCtcattaattttcttttcaaatgactGGCATAGGTGAGAATAATGCAGTTTGAACACTGTTGGCAGTAAATAATTGATTTAGAAAGTATGTAGTATATTGTGAGTGTAAGTCGTTCTTCAAACAATCTGCTGTCTGTAATACAAATATCGTTCAAAGAAActacacacaaaatgtaaagtTCGAGGGGATACAGAGGAAGTTACATAGCATGCATCTTACAAACACTGGActgaattagatttttttaaatgggccATTTTGCAGGGTGCTTTTAGTCAGGTAAAATTTCCAATCCAGGACTTATACTcataacagagtatttttacattgtggcaTTGTTGATTATACTTAACTTAAGGCACTaagtacttcctccaccactggaCTTACAGTAAAGGCTGCAGTACTGTAGCTCTCATTACACAGTCATTTATTCCTTCTAAATCTCTTACAGGTGCCCTGTTGCGGTTTCTGTAAAATAATCAATCAGCAGCTGCAGATTTCTGTCAACTTagttttttgacaattttcCAGTTATCCTTTAGAAGtagtcattaaaataaatggaaataagGGAAAACTCCCTCAGTATAGACTTTTTCCTCAACATTACATCATTGTAGTGTCTGAGTCTGTGGAAAAAGCGTGTGCTGTCCAAACATTGCAGTGAAGTGTATCCACTgcgttttttttcaatcaaactttcaaaaacaaaaggaaatctcTCCATTTAATTTGGTATGACAAACAATGGTTTTACAGAGAAAGCGAGTTCTTTGTATGACTGGCACGTACACCATCTGTTTGTCCTAATTGTCAATTAGCATGCCCCTGCTGCTGTGGGATCCTCTGAATGGCCACCACTTTAGCTAACTGAATAGCCTCACTCCCCCTctgtatcttttattttaagactgTCACAAATTGTTTGTCTTAGATTATGTTTGGGGCATTGtgggcctttatttgacaggacagcttaagacaggaagtggaagagagagggggaatgacacgctGCAAAAGGCTGCAGGTTGGAtcaaacccgcggccgctgcgctaagtaagtaagtaagtaagtaagtgaagcttatttatgtagcacttaTCACAGACAGAGTCATAAAGAGCTTCACAGACCAAATAAATAATCACATTATAACAATCGATAATcacaaaaagcacaataaattacagtaaaacacaaaagcaagaaCTGAGCATTTGTACACGGGGCGCACGCTCAGCCAAGTGAGCTACCTGGGCATCCCAAGACTTTCACAAtttacaaagcttttttttttttttaataagggGCCATACATGTTGTCCCTAATGAGGAGGTCATATGATGGTCAAGCTGGATAGTAATGACTTATTAGGGCTTGTAGGGCAAATAAAAGGTGAAGTGGAAGGTGTTTTTAGTAGATATCATAGTCAGGCTTCTTATCTCCGCTAACCAACCTTGTGTaagtgtttctttctctcctctttgtccTCCATGTAGCGGATCCCAGGAGGGAGGTACCAGAAGCAGACGTTGGTGTGCTGAGGCTGTGGGAACACAGAGATGAGAGGAATAAACATGCCACATGAAGCAAAACATGCAGACTCAGGTGGAATAATTCAATCATACAGACTATAATCAATCATGAtgatatgagttttttttttttttaaatcagttgttAGAATTTAAgccactattttttttaatttaaacatttcttgtCTTTGGCGCCCCAAAGTGGTAGAATTACAATCACCGGGAATTGTCTAatttatcaataaataaaaatataagataTCAGAATAATTTCAGGGACGTTCTAATCACAATCAAATGATTACAagcacattttaataaaaaagtaacaatatttGCAGTTTAAGttgtaaataattgtttttaacatcagtttaattaataaatgtacatgcgTTTGCATGAATTTATTATATTTGGACATatagaaaaataatatttttctaTGTGTCCAAATATAATAAATGATATAGTATaatgatcattttaaaatgccacCCAGCTCTACACACAATTAAACGTGATAGTGAAAACACGTATTACACACCCAATGTTATTAATCAGCCTTGCCTGAAATCCTACAGCtaccccaaaataaaaaagtgctgAAAGTAACCGTAGCACATCCATTTCTCCAAGACAGATCAAATTGGGTTTGAAAATGGCtttccacaactcaaagaaGAAATCCATTAGGGGTTCCCAGCATTTGACAGGTAGCTGCCTCCTTCTCAGATAGTCTGTATGTCTGAAAGCCAACACAGCTCTATTTTTTGGCATCTGAATTCCTGCTGGAGCAGCCTGCCTGCAAGTTATGAAGCATTCAACAGCTGACCAGCCATGCACACCAGCCTCATTTATCCAGCCCGGGCTGGCTCGACCGTAGTATATTCATCATCAGATTGATGTAATGGCTCAATGGGAGGTACAGACAAATGAACACCTGGGCCGGTGCCCAGAGGACTTGGCTTTTTCCCATCACCCTCTGGGTTATGATGCTCTTAGCCTTTTTGGCTGAACAGGAAACAATAAGCCTTAAGTATTAAAGAGCTTTTACTATAAATGACTCTGGGTGTCTTAGCAATCCTTTTATAATGAGAGTTTTTAGCTTAATAACCCCATCATACCCACATATGCTTGGGCTGTTGTAATTTTGCTGAGTAGAGGATATTTCGGACACAGTGCTATTCATATGCATATGAGCAATTACAGGCCGTTATGCTATTCATTTAACATAATAGCAGCACATTATATTGGCAGCTAGAGGTAAAAATGGCATTCTTCCAACACAAAGCAAGAGCACCCTGGGAGTCACCCATAATGACAGTGAATACACGGAGAAGAAGCATCGGGGGGTAATGTGAGCTACTTTTCTCTGATTATACGAATGAATAACCATGTGGAgagtgaaatgtaaaatgtggaCATACTTTCCCATCAAAGACCATCTCGTATCCTTCTCTGTCTTTGATCTTGTTGTAGAGGTACTCCGAAAGCTCCAAACACTTGTCAATCTGAGCCTCAAACCCTATGGTGCCCTGCGGAAGAAAAGATTTTAATCCGTTAGATTTGGAATGTCTATTGAAACTAATGAGTGTTATGTGATTattgtaaaactgaagttattttaGCAACTAAACAAAAAGAGAAGGGACAGGcacaaatcatattttttggtaggAAAATTGGATAGCAATgtccaaaatgttaatttaaatcACTCTCTAGGCACTAACACATCTGtcatgcatatacagtataatgctTAAAAAATCAAGTCAAAACGCATCATTAaaagtgtcaaaacaaaatcaaagcaACACATTAGGGCTTGAATAGAAGACAAAATAAGGTTTAGACTCCAATGAAATGAGATAAGTCTTTACTTTTGTGGAACTTTTATACTATGGCGAAATAATTTTCAGTCACATGaaattttccattttctttcctgtaaACTGCGttagttaaaagtaaaaaaattatgttttggaggaaaaaaatccCTGATACCGCTGATGATactatttttgtaatataaagtAAAGGCAGAAATCACACACTGACTAAAGGCTTAACTTAAGGTCGTCCATCACCACAAAATCATTCTGCATCTCAAAGAACTGCATGCAAATATAAGCGAGAGAGCATATGTCCCAGTTACCTTAGCTCTCCACATGAGCCACAACTTGAAGATGTCTACGTGGCGTCCACACTGCAGCGCTTTGTCTCCGGTGTCGTAGGACAGGTCGTAGTGTTTGTCCTGCTGGAACAGGTAGCAGGCGTGCATCTGGTTGCAGTTCTGCATTAAACCCTGTGAAATCACATCcacaatgtgtatttttaaccacaagaaaacaaacaaatattgacACGTAGGTAATATGTGACGATGAGGCCTACCTCCTCTCTGACCAGCAGGGCTGAACACTGCAGAGGGACTGACATCATCTTGTGTGGGTTCCATGTTACCGAATTGGCCCTGCAGCCAACAGAAAACAATCACAGTGCACCGTGACCTCAAATGCTCATTAGCTTCTTGTCGCATTGTCTTCACCCGACCGAATAAATGTCACTTGCCTCTCAACTCCATCCAGCTTCCACCTGTGCCTCCGGGACATGAGGAGACTTCCTCCCCACGCACCCTAACAGGACAGACAGGTGACAAGTAAAACATAGGTTCAACCTTTGATTTGAGGGACATTTCACTTTAGATGCAAAGTCAAGTCACTACTCAGTCTGTGAAACCAGCTGTATAAgtctttttagtcaatttttatACTGCTGTGCAAAAGGGACaggtttgatttttaaataaatgactttgAAGAAACCATCCTATGGATCCTgaagtttttataaaaaagagtGGAAACGTCTTGTTTTGCTGGTAACAAAGGACCTCACACCACCGTGCGACACAATCACTGGACACACTGCAAACTCATGCTCCTCTCTTCCTGATGTGCAGCCCTCTCTCTTGGTTTAAATAAGTCACATGTTGTTGGCTACGCCCGCTGAACTGGCTACCCACTGtgaggctctgacacaccaatcAGACGGCCAACCGTCAGCAAaaaaggcagtcggactgaCTGCCTCCCCGAGTTGGTCATAAAAGTGCCTCAGAACACacaaagaataaaattaaataaaaaagaattatgaaCAGAACTGAGGAGATTTAGTTCAACATGAGGATCTTATTTTTCAGTTAAAACATGGgcacatttcaaaaatgtctaaatgtcaGAAGCTtgtgtagatgtgtttttttttctccaaaaatcaAAGGATTTCTGGACCTCATAATGTTTACTACTGAGAGTTAAGAAGGCCACCCACCACTCTTATTTCATGGGAAGCTGCATCCACAACATCCAAACAAAAAGCAGCAAGTGCCACAACACTAAAAGGCAGGATGTGATTTTTCCCATCTCAGCCAGTTGAGGAATGATAGATAAGGCCATTTATGTCTCTTAATAGAGGTGTCCCCCTGTCAAGACTAAATCACCTTCATTAATGGATAGAGTTCCTTTAGTGAGAGAGCCCATGATGGCAAAGTCAGGGTAGGAGATGATTTACAGCCTCTGTTCCAGTTTTTCTAATCCCCAGTGTTAGATAGGAAATGGCTGGCTCCTATCTGGGTCAAACGCCAGCAGTTAGAGGCGAAACAGACATAATAGATTTGTCAAACTCACCGTTGAGCTCagtatttctgtgttttctttcactaaACCCCTACTGTGGAGAGATATCGTGCATCACGGACGGAGTTTTTAATTGAGTCAACAGGAGATTTGTATGCAGATTCCATCCAAAAAGTCAATTTGTGTTACTCACATCAACGTGCATCCAGATGTTGTACTTTTTGCAGATGTCAGAAATGGCAATGAGAGGGTCAAAAGCTCCGTACACCGTAGTTCCAGCAGTTGCACTTACAAAGAAAGGAACAAAACCCTGCAGAAGCACAAACAAAACCTCCTCGTAATTAAAAGCAGCTTATAACGGTGGAAATATGTTTCATCATCAGCGCGGTTTCAGTCGACTGAATACCAGAAAATCTGTCTGTATGAAGTTATGTCTGCAACGTTtatgtattttagtatttatagCTGTGTTATTATTGTTACCTTCTGTTTTGCCTCCAGTATTCTCCTCTCAAGGTCACTTGGGATCAATTTGCCACTGCAATAGTAAAAAAGCTTCAGTTGCGTCTTGACTTGTagtggtagaagaagtattcagatcatttacttTTGTGAAAGTACCAATACAACTATGTAAAAACACTCCATTACAACTAAATATCCTGCAGTTAAAATCctacttaaagctatagtgcctAGTTTCTGCTGCCCCCATGAGGGGTTcaaagaaatgacaacaaaactgttggtaCAAATTtaatgggagagaaaaaaaagattctgcTATAtgaaggttttcattttttgggacgTTTTTAAAATCTTTGCTGAAATATTTGATCATGTTACCTCCTTGAGCCTCAATCTGTCATTTAAATGAGAAGTGGAGAAGGCAAATGGCTCTCACAGACATCTGAAGGTTCAAAAAGGGCCCAAACTAGACACTAATTTCTTGTTGGTTCGCTCGTTGATCTTTTATAAGCCTACCACATGTCTTTTTAGGTCAAAtattaatctgcaaagtaactagtaactacagctgtGGTGTAAATGTAGGGGAGTAGAAGCAGATTTAATTTGAGGCTGACTTTACCTTTCATCTGCTTTGATGCAGATCACACTCTCTGTCCCGATGCCGAGAGCCGCCGCACCTTTTTTGATCGAAAAATGGCTCTAAAAAGATGACAGAGAAAAGATTGTGTTCAACCAACTGTACTCCAGGATacaggagagagggggagatgggacgttttatttatataaaaaatgtatcaaacaggtttgatgttgtgtttttttgcccaCAGCATTTTTCAAATGTCCTTTAAAGATGAAGGAGGTGACATACAATGTGACAGAACCACCAGTCACTTTGTGTCCTTCTTCGTCTGATACACTTTATATTAgcgtgacacaaacacacatcaggCACAGCCACAGCTAATGTGCTTTTGCTATTTGAAGTTATTCCTGCAGCAGAGAGGAAGATCTTTGACTTTTGATTCAAAAAAATTGTTCAAATAGTGATCAATGCTACTTATCTGATTCAATGAGACACATAATGACAATTGAATTGAAACCAAATGCCTACATGTTCGGATGTGAAGGCCACCAGTCTGGGAACAGATGACATTCCTTTCTCCTTCACTTCAGGAAACATCTTGAAGCGAGCCAGCAGCATGGCATACATGTTAGAAATGGCCCCACCTAGAGGACAGACAGGGCTCAGTGCTTCACAGCCACTCAGTGTCACAACTGGCAAGTCTCATGGGGATGATGCAGCGCTTCAGAACAGAGTTAAAAAAACGTCTTTGCgtgttttaaataatcaaacaacaacaacaaaaatccttTGTTTACAGCGTATCGAGGGATGACACAGCATCCGACTGTCCACCGTGTCAGAGCCAATCACAGTCTTTTTCATCAAATTCTCCTAATGCTCGTTTGTCACATGTCAAACAGAAAAGCATGGGAGAAATTAAAGATTGGAGGGTGACTAGAAGGGGGAGGCTAAATGATATTATGCTAATTGGGTTTGAAACGAGTTCCATTTATATCATCAGAATGCTAATTTACAcattataacacacacacacacacacacacacacacaggcagttCCATTTTCAGTGAAACAGAGGGGTGGTGGGATTGGCGTTGCCTGACATACCAGGAGAGAAAATGCCATCTCCTCGCCCATCCGGCCAGCCAATAATCTCCCTCATCTTCTTCAGAGTGACGTATTCcagcagcacaaagacaggaGCCACCTCATAGGTGAACCTGCATTACACAAGTGGAATCACACGATGTTGGTTGCACAACAAAATTCAATGACTCATCCCCCCAAAAATAGCCAGTAAACCCACATTTCTATCCCTGCAGTATGGGTGTTTAAATTGATGGCTCTTTCACAGGTAAATAAACCCCTAAATCATTCAAAGTCTTAAAgggtaaaaacaaatattttgtgtaCTCAACATGTGGAGTCATGGTCAATTGTAAAAGCTCCACCTTCATTTCTTGAAAAAATGTAAGAGCATCCATTTATTTTTCCCACATTGCAGGCCACATTTCATAGACCCAAATGATCTCTCTGTTGTACAGAAGTCTCACATTTTCATTATCGTGGCTgcactaaaaaaatacatttaccacATGCGCCCCGTGACATATTTTTCTACATGGTTAGGTTTTTTAGCTGCAGTATTTTTAAAACCCCTGTGTCAAGAGCAGGCTTATTTTGCAGGGCCCCACAGTTGCCAAGGCTGATTCTTGTAGAGCTTATCACCCCAAAAACACACGCCAAAATTAGCTTCAGATTAGTGTGAATGTAATTTCAGGGCAAATTTTCTCCCCTTGA includes the following:
- the gad2 gene encoding glutamate decarboxylase 2, whose translation is MASQGFWSLGGDNAGANNTGSQSPSTPRAWCQAAAQKLSGGIGSKLCALLNVGEVEKPAEPAAKQPPETEAAGTCGCNKSCNCTKAAVVFSDLYSTDLLPAMDSDAKTMTFLQEVVDILLAYIVESFDRDTKVIDFHYPNELLQMNNWELQGEPASLDDILISCRATLKYAIKTAHPRYFNQLSTGLDMVGLAADWLTSTANTNMFTYEVAPVFVLLEYVTLKKMREIIGWPDGRGDGIFSPGGAISNMYAMLLARFKMFPEVKEKGMSSVPRLVAFTSEHSHFSIKKGAAALGIGTESVICIKADESGKLIPSDLERRILEAKQKGFVPFFVSATAGTTVYGAFDPLIAISDICKKYNIWMHVDGAWGGSLLMSRRHRWKLDGVERANSVTWNPHKMMSVPLQCSALLVREEGLMQNCNQMHACYLFQQDKHYDLSYDTGDKALQCGRHVDIFKLWLMWRAKGTIGFEAQIDKCLELSEYLYNKIKDREGYEMVFDGKPQHTNVCFWYLPPGIRYMEDKEERKKHLHKVAPVIKARMMEYGTTMVSYQPQGDKVNFFRMVISNPAATFQDIDFLIEEIERLGQDL